The Xanthomonas sp. CFBP 8443 genome has a window encoding:
- a CDS encoding TorF family putative porin: MRSPLPRIARRPMSRGALALSLLACAASAHAASVSGNATLTSDYVWRGSTQSDGDPAVQAGLALAADNGAYASLWASSIKFDSAPHASTEVDGVLGWRGQWTPDWAWDANLTRYQYPSAAALNWTELGATVTWKQRVWAQLGWSDDALASDSTGTYAQLGARYPFNERFRVEAAVGHYWLARGYADSYSHGLVSAVFALPSGRQGGPGLELRLTAHDSDRAAERLFPGMAGARVEAALQATF; this comes from the coding sequence ATGCGTTCCCCGCTTCCCCGCATCGCCCGCCGGCCCATGTCGCGCGGCGCGCTCGCGCTTTCCCTGCTTGCCTGCGCGGCATCGGCGCACGCCGCCAGCGTCAGTGGCAACGCCACGCTGACCAGCGACTATGTCTGGCGCGGCAGCACCCAGAGCGACGGCGATCCCGCCGTGCAGGCCGGCCTGGCGCTGGCCGCCGACAACGGCGCATACGCGTCGCTGTGGGCTTCGTCGATCAAGTTCGACAGCGCCCCGCACGCCAGCACCGAAGTCGACGGCGTGCTCGGCTGGCGCGGCCAGTGGACGCCGGACTGGGCCTGGGACGCGAACCTGACCCGCTACCAATACCCCTCGGCCGCCGCGCTGAACTGGACCGAGCTGGGCGCGACCGTGACCTGGAAGCAGCGCGTGTGGGCGCAGCTCGGCTGGTCCGACGACGCGCTGGCCAGCGACAGCACCGGCACCTATGCGCAGCTCGGCGCGCGCTATCCGTTCAACGAGCGCTTCCGCGTCGAGGCGGCGGTCGGCCATTACTGGCTCGCCCGCGGCTACGCCGACAGCTACAGCCATGGCTTGGTCAGCGCGGTGTTCGCCCTGCCCAGCGGCCGCCAGGGCGGCCCCGGGCTGGAGCTGCGGCTGACCGCGCACGACAGCGACCGCGCCGCCGAGCGGCTGTTCCCCGGCATGGCCGGCGCGCGCGTCGAAGCCGCGCTGCAAGCCACGTTCTGA
- a CDS encoding potassium-transporting ATPase subunit F, whose amino-acid sequence MPTWLSLICGVAVIVAAGYLLYVILRPEDF is encoded by the coding sequence ATGCCGACCTGGCTATCGCTGATCTGCGGCGTGGCGGTGATCGTCGCCGCCGGCTACCTGCTGTACGTGATTCTGCGTCCCGAAGACTTCTGA